One window of the Rhodothermales bacterium genome contains the following:
- a CDS encoding MBL fold metallo-hydrolase, translating into MFIGGMTQTAAAQTFTANNGLIHEIGGVRLAIDGLFRDAFDDYPPLDLPLRTAFEQARTPFDDLDVILATHRHLDHMVPEAMASYLCHAPHAFAFVPGDARDDVLEAASCEGLGERMYSGFEPMVIDSLTIIPIAIPHSGVDNRAYVLEHAGRRVVHLGDSSLSEDLVAAPIDVLAAPYWNLGDDDFLALYRQAGSPFLIAIHAPPADRARVQARMDALGFEGWVPQTPLEIRP; encoded by the coding sequence GTGTTCATCGGAGGTATGACGCAGACAGCGGCTGCGCAGACGTTCACCGCCAACAATGGACTCATCCATGAGATCGGTGGTGTCCGGCTTGCGATAGACGGGCTGTTCCGGGACGCGTTCGACGATTATCCCCCGTTGGACCTTCCGCTTCGCACCGCCTTCGAGCAGGCACGTACACCCTTCGATGACCTGGATGTCATCCTGGCGACGCACCGCCATCTGGACCACATGGTTCCGGAAGCGATGGCCTCTTACCTGTGCCACGCACCTCATGCGTTCGCTTTCGTGCCGGGAGATGCGCGTGATGATGTGCTGGAGGCGGCCTCGTGTGAGGGACTCGGCGAACGAATGTATTCGGGGTTCGAGCCGATGGTCATTGACTCCTTGACCATCATCCCGATTGCCATCCCGCACTCGGGTGTCGACAACCGGGCCTATGTGTTGGAGCACGCCGGACGCCGCGTGGTGCACCTGGGGGATTCGTCGCTGTCGGAAGACCTGGTGGCCGCGCCCATTGATGTTCTGGCCGCGCCGTATTGGAACCTGGGTGATGATGATTTCCTGGCCCTGTATCGCCAGGCGGGCTCGCCCTTCCTGATTGCCATCCATGCGCCTCCGGCGGATCGGGCCCGGGTGCAGGCCCGGATGGATGCGCTCGGCTTCGAGGGCTGGGTACCGCAAACGCCGCTGGAAATCCGGCCCTGA
- the atpH gene encoding ATP synthase F1 subunit delta yields the protein MSDLTIARRYAQALAETASAEGKVDAVDADVEAIRGLMASSRDLMLFLDSPIISREQKAEVMEGVFKDKVEPVTLRFMGMMVSKRREGLIPMVMDAFHAHRNEVRGIVDVEARVAFPLSDADQQALSASLDRMTGKSVRLTTRVDADLMGGIVVQVGDTVYDGSVKNQLATLQERLAVS from the coding sequence ATGAGCGATCTGACCATTGCCCGGCGATACGCCCAGGCGCTGGCCGAAACGGCGAGCGCGGAAGGGAAGGTGGATGCGGTGGATGCCGATGTCGAGGCCATCCGCGGCCTGATGGCGTCCTCCCGCGACCTCATGTTGTTCCTGGACAGCCCCATCATTTCGCGTGAGCAGAAAGCGGAAGTCATGGAAGGCGTGTTCAAGGACAAGGTGGAGCCGGTAACGCTCCGCTTCATGGGCATGATGGTTTCCAAGCGCCGCGAAGGCCTCATCCCCATGGTCATGGATGCGTTCCATGCCCACCGGAATGAAGTACGTGGCATTGTGGATGTCGAGGCCCGCGTCGCGTTTCCGCTGTCGGATGCCGACCAGCAGGCGCTTTCGGCATCGCTCGATCGCATGACCGGGAAATCGGTCCGCCTGACCACGCGCGTGGATGCCGACCTCATGGGGGGCATTGTCGTGCAGGTGGGGGATACCGTGTATGACGGCAGCGTCAAGAATCAGTTGGCCACTCTGCAGGAGCGGCTCGCAGTCAGCTAA
- a CDS encoding ATP-binding protein, whose product MNNPLPRYLLTALQERLAVMPAVVVTGARQTGKSTLVRDLLDDNRAWLTLDDMDVLQAIESDPSLVFDGMRPVAIDEIQRAPELLPGIKHAIDMNRAPGRFVLTGSANLLLMGGVSETLAGRAVYLTLSPMTRGEQSGAGRCGLWGRLFETPPERWIASIESAAFSNDNWRQLARRGGFPTPAVELETDKERAIWFDGYTRTYLERDLQFVSNISSIPDFRRLMRAVCLRTGQILNQTELGRDVAIPQPTVHRWLNVLELSHLLVRLPAWSVNRTKRLIKSPKVYWGDTGLGMHLAGVTEPTGAHLENVILLDILTWASAEPVHTNVFYWRTTAGEEIDFLIETAAGVMPIEIKSGAKVKLSDTKHLRSFRQEHTGVALPGLLLHDGDRTEWLTDDVLAVPWWRML is encoded by the coding sequence ATGAATAATCCTCTTCCAAGATACCTCCTCACGGCGCTTCAGGAGCGTTTGGCCGTCATGCCCGCGGTCGTAGTCACGGGGGCACGGCAAACCGGGAAATCCACCTTGGTTCGTGATCTCCTGGACGACAACCGCGCGTGGTTGACGCTTGACGACATGGATGTGCTCCAAGCCATAGAATCGGACCCGTCGCTTGTGTTTGACGGGATGCGTCCCGTAGCAATCGACGAAATTCAGCGTGCTCCGGAGCTGTTGCCTGGGATAAAGCACGCGATTGACATGAACAGAGCACCTGGCCGATTCGTTCTGACGGGATCTGCCAATTTGCTGCTCATGGGTGGAGTATCTGAAACTCTGGCAGGGCGAGCCGTCTATCTCACGCTGAGCCCAATGACCCGCGGAGAACAGTCAGGCGCCGGTCGGTGCGGACTGTGGGGGCGATTGTTCGAGACGCCTCCCGAACGATGGATTGCGAGTATTGAATCGGCTGCCTTCAGCAACGACAACTGGCGGCAACTGGCCAGGCGGGGTGGCTTCCCTACCCCTGCAGTAGAACTGGAAACCGACAAGGAACGTGCTATCTGGTTCGATGGATACACCCGTACATACCTCGAACGGGATCTTCAATTCGTGAGCAATATTTCGTCCATCCCGGATTTCCGGCGCCTTATGCGAGCGGTCTGTCTGCGAACGGGGCAAATTCTCAACCAAACGGAATTGGGGCGTGATGTAGCCATCCCGCAACCAACGGTACATCGATGGTTGAACGTTTTGGAACTGTCCCATTTGCTGGTCCGCCTTCCGGCATGGTCTGTGAACAGAACGAAACGACTCATCAAATCGCCGAAGGTCTACTGGGGCGATACCGGATTGGGTATGCACTTGGCCGGAGTTACCGAACCGACCGGTGCACATCTTGAGAACGTGATATTGCTGGACATCCTGACGTGGGCATCTGCTGAGCCAGTACATACGAACGTCTTCTATTGGAGGACTACGGCGGGTGAAGAAATTGACTTCTTGATAGAAACCGCTGCCGGCGTAATGCCCATCGAGATCAAGTCCGGAGCAAAGGTCAAGCTGAGCGATACCAAGCATTTGCGTTCGTTTCGGCAAGAGCACACTGGTGTTGCATTGCCCGGGCTCCTGTTACATGACGGAGACCGGACGGAATGGTTGACAGATGATGTGCTTGCGGTGCCATGGTGGCGGATGCTTTGA
- the atpE gene encoding ATP synthase F0 subunit C, with protein sequence MEPTALAYLGAGLGAGLVALGAGLGIGRLAGPAMEGSARQPEAAGDIRTSMIIAAALIEGVALFGLVICIILATK encoded by the coding sequence ATGGAACCCACAGCTCTGGCATATCTCGGCGCAGGACTCGGTGCCGGCCTCGTTGCACTCGGTGCAGGTCTCGGCATCGGCCGCCTTGCAGGTCCCGCCATGGAAGGCTCCGCCCGTCAGCCCGAGGCTGCAGGAGACATCCGGACCTCCATGATCATTGCAGCCGCCCTCATTGAAGGTGTCGCGCTCTTCGGTCTGGTTATCTGCATCATCTTGGCAACCAAGTAA
- the atpF gene encoding F0F1 ATP synthase subunit B, with product MVLAANLLAPNVGLIVWIGITFVLLMIILRKFAWGPITSSLAERETRIQDSIDQAEKALAEARAVQADNTRARREAEAEGQRILREAREEADRLRSEEVEKTRAQIQHLQEQAQVEIEREKQSALNALRQEVADLAVGAASKILHANLDADRQKKLVDDFLGDLPRN from the coding sequence ATGGTGTTGGCAGCGAACCTGCTTGCTCCGAACGTCGGACTCATCGTCTGGATCGGCATTACGTTTGTCCTCCTGATGATCATCCTGCGCAAGTTTGCGTGGGGTCCTATCACGTCGTCCCTCGCCGAGCGGGAGACACGGATCCAGGATTCGATCGATCAGGCGGAAAAGGCGCTTGCCGAAGCCCGGGCGGTCCAGGCCGACAACACCCGTGCCCGTCGCGAGGCGGAAGCAGAAGGGCAGCGCATCCTCCGGGAAGCGCGCGAGGAGGCGGATCGTCTCCGTTCGGAAGAAGTGGAAAAGACGCGTGCCCAGATCCAGCACTTGCAGGAGCAAGCGCAGGTCGAAATCGAGCGTGAAAAGCAATCTGCGCTCAACGCCCTGCGCCAGGAAGTGGCCGACCTTGCGGTCGGTGCTGCCAGCAAGATCCTGCACGCCAATCTGGACGCGGACCGTCAGAAGAAACTCGTCGACGATTTCCTCGGCGATCTACCCCGTAACTGA
- the atpG gene encoding ATP synthase F1 subunit gamma, which produces MASLRDIRNRIGSVQNTQQVTRAMKMVAAAKLRKAQERIFRTRPYAYKIGELITRLKGHVDPGAHPLFVQREETKAVLLVIVTADRGLAGGFNSNIIKLAEQTIRERFAEYHASGNLYLMCVGRKGHDHFRNRGYTLVGDFRGAFDNLGFPTATAVVDAAVAGFESGKWDEAWLAYNEFKNTISQNRIVEPLLPVPAEQFLTPVMEDAMGNDVAITSGGPSAVDFLFEPNASRILEALVPRYLKYEVWRALLESNASEQGARMVAMDSATNNAGDLLKELKLKYNRARQDAITKELIEITSGADALGG; this is translated from the coding sequence ATGGCCAGTCTCCGCGACATACGAAACCGGATAGGCTCCGTACAGAATACGCAGCAGGTCACCCGCGCCATGAAGATGGTGGCGGCGGCCAAGTTGCGCAAAGCCCAGGAGCGCATTTTCCGCACGCGTCCGTACGCCTACAAGATCGGGGAACTGATTACCCGGCTGAAGGGGCATGTGGATCCGGGTGCACATCCGCTTTTCGTGCAGCGTGAGGAGACGAAGGCCGTGTTGCTCGTCATCGTGACAGCCGATCGTGGACTGGCCGGCGGGTTCAACTCGAACATCATCAAGTTGGCCGAGCAGACCATCCGGGAACGGTTCGCGGAGTACCATGCCTCGGGCAATCTGTACCTGATGTGCGTCGGCCGGAAAGGACACGACCACTTCCGGAATCGTGGATACACACTCGTCGGCGATTTCCGGGGCGCATTCGACAACCTGGGCTTCCCGACGGCTACGGCCGTGGTGGACGCGGCGGTCGCGGGATTCGAATCCGGCAAGTGGGATGAGGCCTGGTTGGCCTACAACGAGTTCAAGAACACCATTTCCCAGAACCGGATCGTGGAGCCGCTGCTTCCGGTTCCGGCCGAACAATTCCTGACCCCGGTCATGGAAGATGCCATGGGCAACGACGTGGCCATCACGTCGGGTGGTCCTTCGGCGGTCGACTTCCTCTTCGAACCCAATGCGTCGCGGATCCTGGAAGCGTTGGTGCCCCGCTACCTCAAGTATGAGGTCTGGCGTGCGCTCCTGGAGTCGAATGCGTCGGAACAGGGCGCCCGTATGGTGGCCATGGACAGTGCCACGAACAACGCCGGCGACCTGTTGAAGGAGCTGAAGCTGAAGTACAATCGCGCCCGTCAGGACGCGATTACGAAGGAGCTCATTGAGATCACATCCGGCGCCGACGCACTCGGCGGGTAA
- the atpB gene encoding F0F1 ATP synthase subunit A → MILRRLLALLLPMMVALPAFAAGEGETLDPVSHSVDGYYLDFSPIGKVELPRIFITKTADGAWGLELFGSSTSAVENGGYIPHWEDDAHASADSTEHAAAEPRYDYYYAKLEAAGGASIFLDMSITKHLVFAWLGMLIVWLIFSRMARMYKAGIGRETAPRGTFQNLFETLILVVRDDIARPSLGKNTDKYLPYLLTAFFFILTCNLLGLVPFGATATSNLMVTTVLATVTFVITQFGASKDYWKHIFWPPGVPAFVKPILIPVEILGMFTKPFALAIRLFANLTAGHLVILSLIGLIFSFANMFGDGAGYGVAPVSIAFSLFIYLLELLVSFIQAYVFTMLSALFIGMAAEEHDHGHHHEPIPTTH, encoded by the coding sequence ATGATCCTGCGGAGACTCCTGGCCCTCCTCCTGCCGATGATGGTTGCCCTGCCCGCGTTCGCCGCGGGCGAAGGGGAAACCCTCGATCCCGTATCCCACAGTGTGGACGGATACTACCTGGATTTCTCGCCGATCGGAAAAGTCGAACTGCCGCGCATCTTCATAACGAAGACGGCCGACGGAGCATGGGGTCTGGAGCTTTTCGGATCGTCCACCTCGGCGGTCGAGAATGGCGGATACATTCCGCACTGGGAAGACGACGCGCACGCATCGGCCGACTCCACGGAGCATGCGGCCGCCGAACCGCGCTACGACTACTATTACGCGAAGCTGGAAGCCGCGGGTGGCGCGAGCATCTTCCTGGACATGTCCATCACGAAACATCTCGTGTTCGCCTGGCTGGGCATGCTCATCGTGTGGCTCATCTTCTCGCGCATGGCCCGGATGTACAAAGCCGGCATCGGACGGGAAACCGCACCGCGTGGCACGTTCCAGAACCTGTTCGAGACGCTCATCCTGGTGGTCCGGGATGACATCGCGCGTCCCAGCCTCGGGAAGAACACGGACAAGTACCTTCCGTACCTGCTGACCGCCTTCTTTTTCATCCTGACCTGTAATCTCCTGGGCCTCGTGCCCTTCGGTGCCACGGCCACGTCGAACCTCATGGTGACGACCGTACTGGCGACCGTGACCTTCGTGATCACCCAGTTCGGGGCATCGAAGGACTACTGGAAACACATTTTCTGGCCGCCGGGCGTGCCCGCGTTCGTGAAGCCCATTCTCATTCCCGTTGAGATCCTGGGCATGTTCACGAAGCCGTTCGCGCTGGCCATCCGTCTTTTCGCGAACCTGACGGCGGGTCACCTCGTGATCCTGAGCCTCATCGGGCTCATCTTTTCGTTTGCGAACATGTTCGGAGATGGAGCCGGGTACGGCGTTGCTCCCGTGAGCATTGCCTTTTCCCTCTTCATCTACCTGCTCGAACTCCTGGTGTCGTTCATCCAGGCGTACGTCTTCACCATGCTCTCCGCGCTCTTCATCGGCATGGCCGCCGAGGAGCACGATCACGGGCATCATCATGAACCCATCCCGACTACACACTAA
- a CDS encoding sodium-dependent transporter, which yields MSSLSSESSSPRFSSRWGFFLSVLGIAVGTGNIWRFPRIAAQNGGDDGAGAFLVAWLVFLFAWSIPLIMIEYVWGRKHRSGVVATFVKEGGERFAWMGAFVAFVATAITFFYSVVVGWCIYYLIQSITSPLPQTTDAAMQVWNDYQSGGWPLVFHAIAMGLGALAIWKGVSSIERVNKVLVPTLLVIVVICVVRALTLPGAWDGVAYLFTPEWSQLTRPRIWIEALTQNAWDTGAGWGLFLTYAAYMSTKQGIVKNAVATAVGNNTVSLLAALMVFGTVFAILQTEMGMNRAEILEVMKTSGPASTGLTFIWMPQLFERMFLGAPLAILFFLGLTFAGFSSLIAQLELPTRVFIDAGLSRPMAIGAVVGVSYLLGIPSAVNLDILSNQDFVWGVALMVSGAFVAFIVIRNGVSAMRDTNLTGQPGDWNVSKGWVFVVNYFIPVAAIALLVWWLSQSVTRNWYDPIATDTLMTVLLQWAVMMGLFFVGNRWIAGKMGGKN from the coding sequence ATGTCGTCCCTTTCCTCCGAATCCTCGTCCCCCCGCTTCTCGTCCAGGTGGGGGTTCTTCCTGAGCGTTCTCGGCATTGCCGTCGGAACCGGGAATATCTGGCGCTTTCCCCGCATTGCTGCGCAGAACGGAGGCGATGACGGCGCAGGCGCCTTCCTGGTAGCCTGGCTGGTGTTCCTGTTCGCATGGAGCATTCCGCTCATCATGATCGAATATGTGTGGGGCCGGAAGCATCGGTCGGGCGTGGTGGCCACCTTCGTGAAGGAAGGCGGAGAGCGGTTCGCCTGGATGGGCGCCTTCGTGGCCTTCGTGGCCACCGCCATTACCTTCTTCTACTCGGTCGTCGTGGGATGGTGCATTTATTATCTCATCCAGTCCATCACGTCACCCCTGCCACAGACCACCGACGCGGCCATGCAGGTCTGGAATGATTATCAGAGCGGCGGATGGCCCCTGGTCTTCCACGCGATCGCCATGGGGTTGGGCGCACTCGCCATCTGGAAAGGGGTGTCGTCCATCGAGCGGGTGAATAAAGTGCTCGTGCCAACGCTCCTGGTCATCGTGGTCATCTGTGTGGTGCGGGCATTGACGCTCCCTGGCGCCTGGGATGGTGTGGCCTACCTGTTCACCCCGGAATGGAGTCAGCTGACCCGCCCACGGATCTGGATTGAGGCCCTCACGCAGAATGCCTGGGATACGGGCGCCGGTTGGGGGCTCTTCCTGACGTATGCGGCCTACATGAGCACCAAACAGGGCATCGTCAAGAATGCCGTCGCGACCGCCGTGGGCAACAACACCGTGTCCCTGCTCGCGGCCCTCATGGTGTTCGGTACCGTGTTCGCCATCCTCCAGACCGAAATGGGCATGAACCGCGCCGAAATCCTTGAGGTCATGAAGACCAGCGGACCGGCCTCCACGGGGCTCACATTCATCTGGATGCCGCAGCTCTTCGAACGCATGTTCCTGGGAGCGCCACTGGCCATCCTGTTCTTCCTGGGTCTCACGTTTGCCGGGTTCTCATCGTTGATCGCCCAGTTGGAGTTGCCCACGCGGGTGTTCATCGATGCCGGCTTGTCCCGCCCGATGGCCATCGGCGCGGTCGTCGGTGTCAGCTACCTGCTTGGCATTCCCTCTGCCGTCAACCTGGACATTCTGAGCAACCAGGACTTTGTGTGGGGCGTCGCACTCATGGTATCGGGTGCATTCGTGGCGTTCATCGTCATCCGGAACGGGGTGTCTGCCATGCGGGATACCAATCTGACCGGGCAACCGGGCGACTGGAACGTGAGCAAGGGATGGGTCTTCGTGGTGAACTATTTCATTCCGGTCGCGGCCATCGCCCTGCTCGTCTGGTGGCTCTCGCAGTCGGTGACCCGGAACTGGTACGATCCCATTGCCACCGATACACTCATGACGGTGCTTCTGCAGTGGGCGGTCATGATGGGCCTGTTTTTCGTCGGAAATCGCTGGATTGCCGGAAAAATGGGTGGAAAGAACTGA
- the atpA gene encoding F0F1 ATP synthase subunit alpha: protein MSTAIRPDEVTAVLKKELGGFQAETDIYEVGTVLQVGDGIARIYGLLKVQAGELLEFPRSGVSGMVLNLEEDNVGAVLFGEVHEVKEGDEVRRTNRIASVSVTEDMLGRVVDGLGIPIDGQGPLTGEKFEMPIERKAPSVIYREPVTEPLQTGIKAIDSMIPIGRGQRELVIGDRQTGKTAVLIDTIINQKSTHETDKPVYCIYVAIGQKNSTIAQVKRALETHGAMDYTVIVNAGAAAPAPMQFLAPFTGACIGEYFRDTGRHALVIYDDLSKQAVAYRQVSLLLRRPPGREAYPGDVFYLHSRLLERAAKINANDSVATLMNDAPDSLKGKIKGGGSLTALPVIETQAGDVSAYIPTNVISITDGQIYLESGLFNAGVRPAINVGISVSRVGGNAQIKSMKKVSGTLRLDLAQFRELEAFSKFGSDLDASTQRQLTRGAKLVEVLKQGQYAPVAVENQVAIIFVAGQGMLDKLPTERIKQFEKEFIERVSLRHGDLLKSISKGAMSDEAAAMLRKEAEELVDVYTSAN from the coding sequence ATGTCTACGGCAATCCGACCGGATGAAGTCACCGCAGTCCTGAAGAAGGAGCTCGGTGGATTCCAAGCAGAAACCGACATCTACGAAGTCGGCACCGTGCTCCAGGTGGGCGACGGTATTGCACGCATCTACGGCCTTTTGAAGGTCCAGGCGGGTGAGCTCCTCGAATTCCCCCGCTCCGGCGTGTCCGGGATGGTGCTCAACCTGGAAGAAGACAACGTGGGAGCGGTGCTCTTCGGCGAGGTCCACGAAGTGAAGGAGGGCGATGAAGTCCGCCGGACCAACCGGATTGCCTCCGTATCGGTTACGGAAGACATGCTGGGTCGTGTCGTGGACGGACTCGGTATTCCGATCGACGGCCAGGGCCCGCTGACGGGCGAGAAGTTCGAAATGCCCATCGAGCGCAAGGCGCCGTCGGTCATTTACCGCGAGCCGGTCACCGAACCGTTGCAGACGGGTATCAAGGCCATCGACTCCATGATTCCGATCGGTCGGGGTCAGCGTGAGTTGGTCATTGGCGACCGCCAGACCGGCAAGACGGCGGTCTTGATTGACACCATCATCAACCAGAAGTCCACGCACGAGACCGACAAGCCGGTTTACTGTATTTACGTGGCCATCGGCCAGAAGAACTCCACCATTGCCCAGGTCAAGCGCGCGCTCGAGACCCATGGGGCCATGGACTATACGGTCATCGTGAACGCGGGCGCTGCTGCCCCCGCTCCCATGCAGTTCCTGGCCCCGTTCACGGGCGCCTGCATTGGCGAATACTTCCGTGACACCGGCCGTCATGCCCTGGTCATTTACGATGACCTCTCCAAGCAGGCCGTGGCCTACCGCCAGGTGTCGCTGCTGCTCCGCCGTCCTCCGGGACGCGAAGCGTACCCCGGCGATGTGTTCTACCTCCACTCACGCCTCCTGGAGCGCGCGGCCAAGATCAACGCCAACGATTCCGTTGCGACGCTCATGAACGACGCGCCGGACAGCCTGAAGGGCAAGATCAAGGGCGGCGGGTCGCTGACGGCCCTCCCGGTCATCGAGACCCAGGCCGGTGACGTTTCGGCTTACATTCCGACGAACGTGATTTCCATCACGGACGGTCAGATCTACCTTGAGTCGGGTCTGTTCAACGCCGGTGTGCGTCCCGCCATCAACGTGGGTATCTCGGTATCCCGTGTGGGTGGAAACGCCCAGATCAAATCCATGAAGAAGGTATCCGGAACGCTGCGTCTGGACCTGGCCCAGTTCCGTGAGCTGGAAGCCTTCTCGAAGTTCGGATCGGACCTGGATGCGAGCACGCAGCGCCAGCTCACCCGTGGTGCCAAGCTGGTCGAGGTCCTCAAGCAGGGCCAGTACGCTCCGGTTGCCGTGGAGAACCAGGTCGCCATCATTTTCGTGGCGGGTCAGGGTATGCTCGACAAATTGCCCACCGAGCGCATCAAACAATTCGAGAAAGAGTTCATTGAGCGTGTCTCGCTTCGCCACGGGGATCTGCTGAAGTCGATTTCCAAGGGAGCCATGTCGGACGAGGCCGCAGCCATGCTGCGCAAGGAAGCCGAAGAACTCGTTGACGTCTACACCTCAGCCAACTGA
- a CDS encoding AtpZ/AtpI family protein: MPSWQSSMKDAGPYLGLGVQLAGTMVVWVLAGWLLDRWLDTTPWLTIAGGGIGMVAFFFQMMRLLAKMNQLNDEPDSPDDHSAH; this comes from the coding sequence GTGCCGTCCTGGCAATCCAGCATGAAGGATGCCGGCCCTTATCTGGGTCTGGGCGTCCAATTGGCCGGCACCATGGTAGTATGGGTGCTGGCAGGGTGGCTCTTGGACCGATGGCTGGACACCACGCCCTGGCTGACCATTGCCGGCGGCGGCATCGGCATGGTGGCGTTCTTCTTCCAGATGATGCGCCTCCTGGCGAAGATGAATCAGCTCAACGACGAACCTGATTCGCCGGACGACCACTCAGCCCACTGA
- a CDS encoding polymer-forming cytoskeletal protein produces the protein MARNAEPANAPQVNLITAGTTFEGTIHTKSDIRISGTIKGALHASGKAIVASEGLVDGNLHADDADVAGSVKGDLRIKGRLVLKSSAKVEGTIHVSRLIVEEGASFDGQCVMGQLDEKRAASLQSKAPNGAGATSPERIAASRLG, from the coding sequence ATGGCACGAAACGCTGAACCCGCCAACGCGCCCCAGGTGAACCTGATCACCGCGGGGACGACGTTCGAAGGGACCATCCATACCAAGAGCGACATCCGTATTTCCGGAACCATCAAGGGGGCCCTGCACGCGAGCGGCAAGGCCATCGTGGCGTCGGAAGGCCTGGTGGACGGCAACCTGCATGCGGACGACGCGGACGTAGCCGGATCCGTGAAGGGGGATCTACGCATCAAGGGGCGGTTGGTCCTGAAGTCCTCTGCGAAGGTGGAAGGAACCATCCATGTCTCGCGCTTGATTGTCGAAGAAGGCGCCTCGTTCGATGGCCAGTGCGTCATGGGGCAGCTCGATGAGAAGCGGGCGGCTTCGCTCCAGTCCAAGGCGCCCAACGGTGCAGGTGCCACCTCACCGGAACGCATTGCTGCGTCCCGGCTGGGCTGA